From a region of the Arachis ipaensis cultivar K30076 chromosome B09, Araip1.1, whole genome shotgun sequence genome:
- the LOC110267056 gene encoding isocitrate dehydrogenase [NAD] catalytic subunit 5, mitochondrial-like isoform X1 has translation MSNLYGNIISDLCAGLVGGLGLTASYKIGEGGIALAEAVHGSAPDIAGKNLANPTALLLSCVSILRHLNLHDKADQIQNAILNTIAEGKYRTADLGVFPGLFSRSRITSAVSIMGKLI, from the exons ATGTCAAACCTTTATGGTAACATTATTAGTGACCTTTGTGCTG GCTTGGTTGGGGGTTTGGGTTTGACAGCAAG CTACAAGATTGGTGAGGGAGGTATTGCACTAGCTGAGGCTGTACATGGTTCAGCACCTGATATTGCTGGAAAG AATTTGGCAAATCCAACTGCTTTACTGCTGAGTTGTGTTTCAATATTGCGCCATTTGAATCTCCATGACAAAGCGGACCAAATTCAAAATGCCATCCTCAACACAATTGCAGAAGGGAAGTACCGAACTGCTGATCTTGGAG ttttTCCTGGGCTTTTTTCGAGGAGTAGGATTACCTCAGCAGTCAGCATAATGGGAAAACTCATCTAA
- the LOC110267056 gene encoding isocitrate dehydrogenase [NAD] catalytic subunit 5, mitochondrial-like isoform X2, which yields MSNLYGNIISDLCAGLVGGLGLTASYKIGEGGIALAEAVHGSAPDIAGKNLANPTALLLSCVSILRHLNLHDKADQIQNAILNTIAEGKYRTADLGGKARTTEFTNAIIDHL from the exons ATGTCAAACCTTTATGGTAACATTATTAGTGACCTTTGTGCTG GCTTGGTTGGGGGTTTGGGTTTGACAGCAAG CTACAAGATTGGTGAGGGAGGTATTGCACTAGCTGAGGCTGTACATGGTTCAGCACCTGATATTGCTGGAAAG AATTTGGCAAATCCAACTGCTTTACTGCTGAGTTGTGTTTCAATATTGCGCCATTTGAATCTCCATGACAAAGCGGACCAAATTCAAAATGCCATCCTCAACACAATTGCAGAAGGGAAGTACCGAACTGCTGATCTTGGAGGCAAAGCAAGGACAACCGAGTTCACCAATGCAATTATTGATCATCTCTAA
- the LOC107615980 gene encoding putative disease resistance RPP13-like protein 1 isoform X2, which translates to MAAKLEGRAYLSSFVDAVSKKLSSILEDDFVLERNDSELKLLERLDDCLCDVGPVLDDAELKQFSDERVKKWLVDLQDALYMADDFLDELSTKAATATPRDPGNSYDWSRPVDSIIEDSGVNVIENIVGKLESGVRRKGKLCLRESAKVDFSSWRIPTTSLVLSSDIFGRDKDKNEIIKKLLDDTRDAESPVTVIPIVGMGGIGKTTLAQLVYNDAKVVGKFDTRAWVCVAENPDPVNVTRTIIGAIDSSPCNIDHFDSLQTDLKKKLTGMTFLVVLDDVWNDRRDMWENFLKPFQYGNDGSKILLTTRSEKVASVFAANNLHYRLSLLSKEDCWSVFLKHSSISTNSKQYAALEPIGRKIVEKCKGLPLAVKTLGGLLRNKYNEGDWENILECKIWELSEDDNMIVPALRVSYHYLPSHLKRCFVYCSLFPEDYEFDKDELILLWMAEDLLQSKENNTLEKIGCSYFDELVARSFFQPSSTQRGLFVMHDLMHDLATFFAGKFYFKLKEFGHLHKIDNKTRHLSYATKYEDSIKLFQGAYNGAIHIRTFLDLTWLCYGQSIDIESDSWLLRQQFVCLRVMSFKHFSIESLPDSIGELIHLRYLNVSNTPIVTLSESLCKLYNLQTLKLRNCFKLEMLPSRMQDLVNLHYLDIRGAFRLKEMPKEMSKLKHLNFLSDYIVGKHEENGIRELGTLDNLHGSFCISNLENIKNSGEALKAKMGNKKHINTLTLNWLPKGDIDDFQSERDILDKLQPHQNLKELSIKGYRGETFPDCIWNFLNLMGWRKLIWRFTTTVDHSSRRHPSNL; encoded by the exons ATGGCTGCAAAACTTGAGGGTCGAGCTTATCTCTCTTCTTTTGTTGATGCTGTTTCAAAGAAGCTGTCTTCAATACTTGAAGATGACTTTGTACTCGAAAGAAACGACTCTGAGCTGAAGTTGCTTGAAAGGTTGGATGATTGTCTGTGTGATGTTGGACCTGTGCTTGATGATGCTGAGCTGAAGCAGTTCAGTGACGAGAGAGTGAAGAAGTGGCTTGTTGATCTCCAAGATGCTCTCTATATGGCTGATGACTTTCTCGATGAACTCTCCACTAAAGCTGCTACTGCTACTCCAAGGGATCCAGGTAACTCTTATGACTGGTCTCGCCCTGTTGATTCAATTATTGAAGATAGCGGTGTCAATGTCATTGAAAATATAGTTGGCAAACTAGAGTCTGGTGTACGACGAAAAGGTAAACTTTGTCTGAGAGAGAGTGCCAAGGTGGACTTCTCATCATGGAGAATTCCAACAACATCTCTTGTTTTAAGTTCCGACATATTTGGTCGGGACAAAGACAAGAATGAGATAATCAAAAAGCTGTTAGATGATACCCGTGATGCCGAATCACCTGTGACTGTGATCCCTATTGTGGGTATGGGTGGAATAGGAAAAACTACTTTGGCTCAACTGGTTTACAATGATGCCAAAGTCGTGGGAAAATTTGACACTAGAGCATGGGTTTGTGTTGCTGAAAATCCTGACCCTGTTAATGTTACAAGGACAATAATAGGGGCAATAGATTCTTCTCCCTGTAACATAGATCATTTTGATTCACTTCAGACCGATTTGAAGAAAAAATTGACAGGAATgacatttttagttgttttagaCGATGTCTGGAATGATCGACGAGACATGTGGGAGAATTTTCTAAAACCTTTTCAATATGGAAATGATGGAAGTAAGATTCTCCTAACAACCCGTAGTGAAAAGGTTGCTTCTGTGTTCGCAGCTAACAATCTACATTATCGACTAAGTTTATTGTCGAAGGAAGACTGTTGGTCTGTGTTTTTGAAGCATTCATCCATTTCTACTAATTCTAAACAATATGCAGCTCTAGAACCAATTGGTAGAAAAATTGTTGAAAAGTGTAAGGGGTTACCTTTGGCTGTGAAGACACTTGGGGGCTTGTTGCGCAATAAGTATAATGAAGGGGATTGGGAGAATATACTTGAATGTAAAATCTGGGAACTCTCTGAAGATGACAATATGATTGTTCCTGCATTAAGAGTTAGTTATCACTACCTCCCTTCACATTTAAAGCGGTGTTTTGTATATTGCTCATTATTTCCTGAGGATTATGAATTTGACAAAGATGAATTAATTTTGTTATGGATGGCTGAAGATCTTTTACAATCAAAGGAGAACAACACATTAGAAAAAATTGGTTGttcttattttgatgaattagtTGCAAGGTCATTTTTTCAACCTTCTAGTACTCAGAGAGGGTTATTtgtaatgcatgatctcatgcaTGATCTAGCAACTTTTTTTGCTGGGAAATTCTATTTCAAACTCAAAGAATTTGGCCATCTACACAAGATAGACAACAAAACTCGTCATTTGTCATATGCTACAAAATATGAGGATAGCATCAAATTATTTCAAGGTGCCTATAATGGAGCAATACACATCAGAACATTTTTAGATCTTACTTGGCTTTGCTATGGTCAATCAATTGATATTGAAAGCGATTCTTGGCTCTTACGACAACAATTTGTGTGTTTAAGAGTTATGTCATTTAAACACTTTTCTATAGAGTCATTGCCTGATTCCATAGGTGAATTGATTCATTTGCGTTATTTGAATGTCTCTAACACACCTATTGTGACATTGTCCGAGTCATTATGTAAGTTATACAATCTCCAAACTTTGAAGTTGAGAAATTGTTTTAAGCTAGAGATGCTTCCCAGTCGCATGCAAGATCTCGTTAACCTGCACTACCTTGACATTCGAGGTGCTTTTCGTCTGAAAGAGATGCCGAAGGAAATGAGCAAGTTGAAACATCTAAACTTCTTAAGTGATTATATCGTGGGCAAGCACGAAGAGAATGGGATAAGAGAATTGGGAACACTGGACAATCTTCATGGCTCATTTTGCATTTCCAACTTGGAGAACATCAAGAATAGTGGTGAAGCTTTGAAGGCAAAGATGGGTAACAAGAAGCACATCAACACTTTAACATTGAATTGGCTTCCAAAGGGTGACATTGATGATTTTCAAAGTGAAAGAGATATACTTGACAAGTTACAACCTCATCAAAACTTGAAAGAGTTATCAATTAAGGGTTATCGTGGTGAAACATTCCCAGATTG CATCTGGAATTTTCTGAACTTGATGGGTTGGAGAAAATTGATTTGGCGTTTTACAACAACAGTGGATCATTCGAGCAGGAGACACCCTTCAAATCTCTAG
- the LOC107615979 gene encoding pentatricopeptide repeat-containing protein At5g19020, mitochondrial-like, whose product MFHLLWVFNSKNLRLKFFPQTLKWVSTSATKAPPSEDPQHFVRIFFNARQNHNHYECELALVSALKCCSSFSAALLGRQFHSLVVKLGFHSNTFIRNSLISMYSKCGSLFDAQLLFKACPTLDHVSCNIMVSGYMRASQIGYARQLFDVMPGKGFVSYTTMIMGLVKNGCFGDALEVFKDMMDHSVVPNEVTLVNVVSACLHFGEIWNCRMVHALIIKLVVEGQVVVSTNLMHAYCGCLGLGEARRLFDEMPEPNLVSWNVILNGYSKAGHLEMTKELFERILDKDVVSWGTMIDCCIQTTCLHEALVMYRAMLQNGIGPNEVMVVNLVSACGRETAVSEGRQLHGTVVKKGFDCYNFIQTTIIYFYSSCGMMDLANLQFEVGVKDHLKSWNALIAGFIKNKMMEQARQIFEELPERDGFSWSTMIAGYAQTEQPRMALDLFHKMIASGVKPNEVTMVGVFSAIATLGALNEGRWAHEYTTSECIPLNDNLCAAMIDMYAKCGSINTALQFFNQIRDIVSSVSAWNAIICGLASHGHASMCLEVFSDLQRYGIKPNPITFIGVLSACCHAGLVDHGQRIFRSMKSVYNVEPDIKHYGCMVDLGKKSIVESENGKNAWVQWCCKIVKEVPYTLFLLIYPMNMLNFSVSFPFRNHH is encoded by the coding sequence ATGTTTCACCTCCTGTGGGTCTTCAATTCTAAGAATCTCAGACTAAAATTCTTCCCTCAAACACTTAAATGGGTTTCCACTTCAGCCACCAAAGCCCCTCCTTCAGAAGACCCACAACACTTCGTTCGTATTTTCTTCAATGCAAGACAAAACCACAACCACTACGAATGCGAGCTTGCACTTGTTTCCGCTCTCAAGTGTTGTTCCTCATTCTCCGCCGCTCTGTTGGGCCGCCAGTTCCATTCCTTGGTCGTCAAACTCGGATTTCATTCCAACACCTTCATTCGTAACAGCTTGATCAGCATGTACTCTAAATGCGGCTCCTTGTTCGATGCCCAGTTGCTCTTTAAGGCTTGTCCTACGTTGGACCATGTTTCTTGTAATATCATGGTGTCTGGGTACATGAGAGCTAGCCAAATTGGCTATGCCCGCCAACTGTTTGACGTAATGCCTGGTAAAGGTTTTGTATCCTATACCACCATGATAATGGGTCTTGTTAAAAATGGTTGCTTTGGGGATGCCCTTGAAGTTTTTAAGGACATGATGGATCACAGTGTGGTCCCTAATGAGGTCACTTTGGTGAATGTAGTGTCTGCTTGCTTACATTTTGGTGAGATATGGAACTGCCGGATGGTTCACGCATTGATTATTAAGTTGGTTGTTGAGGGGCAGGTAGTTGTCTCGACTAATTTGATGCATGCTTATTGTGGTTGTTTGGGTTTAGGGGAAGCGAGGAGGCTGTTTGATGAGATGCCTGAGCCTAATTTGGTGTCCTGGAATGTGATTTTGAATGGGTATTCAAAGGCGGGGCATCTTGAGATGACCAAGGAGTTGTTTGAGAGGATTCTTGATAAGGATGTTGTTTCTTGGGGGACGATGATCGATTGTTGCATCCAAACAACTTGTTTGCATGAAGCTTTGGTGATGTATCGTGCAATGCTTCAGAATGGAATAGGGCCTAATGAAGTCATGGTTGTGAATTTGGTTTCAGCATGTGGTCGTGAGACAGCAGTCAGCGAAGGTCGGCAATTGCATGGAACAGTTGTTAAAAAAGGATTTGACTGTTACAATTTCATACAGACTACGATCATCTATTTTTATTCATCTTGTGGGATGATGGACCTTGCCAATTTACAATTTGAAGTGGGTGTAAAGGATCACCTAAAATCATGGAATGCTCTTATTGCTggattcataaaaaataaaatgatggAGCAGGCAAGGCAAATCTTTGAAGAGTTGCCCGAAAGAGACGGATTTTCGTGGAGTACAATGATTGCTGGCTATGCACAAACTGAACAACCAAGAATGGCTCTTGATCTCTTCCACAAAATGATAGCTAGTGGGGTCAAACCAAAtgaagttaccatggtgggtgtATTTTCCGCAATTGCCACTCTAGGTGCATTGAATGAAGGAAGATGGGCCCATGAGTACACTACTAGTGAATGCATTCCTTTGAATGACAATTTATGTGCAGCCATGATTGATATGTATGCAAAATGCGGGAGCATCAACACCGCCTTACAATTTTTCAATCAGATTCGAGACATTGTGTCTTCCgtgtctgcatggaatgcaattATATGTGGATTAGCATCACACGGACATGCAAGTATGTGCCTAGAGGTTTTCTCTGATTTGCAAAGGTATGGTATTAAGCCCAATCCAATTACATTTATAGGAGTCCTTAGTGCTTGTTGTCATGCTGGGCTGGTGGATCATGGGCAGAGAATATTTCGAAGCATGAAGAGTGTATATAATGTTGAACCAGATATCAAGCATTATGGCTGTATGGTTGATCTTGGTAAGAAGAGTATTGTGGAGTCAGAGAATGGAAAGAATGCCTGGGTTCAGTGGTGTTGTAAGATAGTTAAAGAAGTTCCATACACATTGTTTTTGCTAATTTATCCAATGAATATGCTGAACTTTTCAGTAAGTTTTCCTTTTAGAAATCATCACTGA